From a single Anabas testudineus chromosome 5, fAnaTes1.2, whole genome shotgun sequence genomic region:
- the LOC113154740 gene encoding cytokine-like protein 1, with protein MRLGLAALLCFFSSVLLSDCAPPTCYSRALGLSQEIMVLLDKIHTYHLTKSCAEILPPIFLNVHNSCVTAKLRDFLYVVLNHPSQQCRERPRMVILKRKIQNLYRIITRICYRDLVFLTDDCDAIDTGHHRPYYGEDRLQLLQEDR; from the exons ATGAGGCTGGGACTCGCCGCGCTCCTGTGTTTCTTCAGCTCGGTGTTGCTGTCAGACTGCGCGCCTCCGACCTGCTATTCCAGAGCGTTAGGCCTGAGCCAAGAAATCATGGTGCTGCTGGATAAAATACACACGTACCACCTCACG AAGTCGTGTGCTGAAATCCTACCTCCGATCTTCCTTAATGTGcat AACTCGTGCGTCACCGCCAAACTCCGTGACTTCCTCTATGTGGTGCTAAACCACCCCAGCCAACAGTGCAGAGAGCGTCCCAGGATGGTGATCCTCAAACGGAAAATCCAGAACTTGTACAGAATAATCACCAGGATTTGTTATCGG GATCTGGTGTTTTTGACAGATGACTGTGATGCTATTGATACTGGACACCATCGCCCTTACTATGGGGAGGACAGACTTCAGCTTCTGCAAGAGGACAGATGA